The proteins below come from a single Aspergillus oryzae RIB40 DNA, chromosome 5 genomic window:
- a CDS encoding uncharacterized protein (predicted protein) produces the protein MPMPCRTQRYKYCFTVIVCLPYLHLTNFGYLKTNIIPHFSNPNHNSNMQLKSLFVVMAGLMAFAAAAPAEAEARDTANVQARKSWTAEGGCKTDWAGRCNAQCIGEGVRSHGCKKSDISSGIESSHCFFGWNICKCSC, from the exons ATGCCAATGCCTTGTCGCACTCAAAGATATAAATATTG TTTCACTGTCATTGTTTGCCTACCTTATCTTCACCTCACCAATTTTGGTTATCTCAAGACCAATATCATCCCACATT TCAGTAACCCCAATCACAACAGCAACATGCAGCTCAAGTccctcttcgtcgtcatggCCGGCCTGATGGCCTTCGCCGCAGCGGCACCcgctgaagctgaagccAGAGACACCGCGAACGTTCAAGCCAGAAAGTCCTGGACCGCGGAAGGCGGCTGCAAGACCGACTGGGCTGGTCGGTGCAACGCGCAATGTATCGGTGAGGGTGTGAGATCTCATGGATGCAAGAAGAGCGATATCAGCTCGGGCATTGAATCGTCGCACTGTTTTTTTGGCTGGAATATTTGCAAGTGCTCTTGCTAG
- a CDS encoding GH92 family glycosyl hydrolase (putative alpha-1,2-mannosidase) yields MHCRNNRSHSGCNTSASDSYPDRGGCGCHSLVSLLRLLKVSTLLCLSPVLAYGKGENGNSNFDVFDYIDPFIGTSDGGHSFPGATLPFGMVKAVADTDGANQGGFASDASFVTGFSHTHDSGTGGPGSMGNFPIFIHPACPDDNLTKCSWQESDRSVRWDRESTKAQPGFFSISLNNGVHAEMTVTNHSALYRFSFPEAAPDSLNPVVLVDMADLHHSRHNGTTSVDPHTGRFTGSATFEPSYGVGTYRVHFCADFHGPSIRDTGIWLDDEVRPGKNTVSLNASGSGGAFARFTPPQANGTMDVRVGISFISATQACSNAEKEQPNFDFEDTVARANAAWKEKMGVISLDTSGVSTELQTVFWSGIYRTMISPQDYTGENPLWKSDEPYYDSFYCIWDSFRGIHQLITLVDPLSQSRMVRSLVDIYRHEGYLPDCRMSFCKGLTQGGSNADVLIAEAYLKGIPDVDWDTAYRAVVKDAEVEPENFNVEGRGSLQSWKSLGYIPIHDSNTTAKGLRTRSISRTVEYAYDDFCIAQMAKSMGHDGDYKKYMKRATNWENVFKPNQTSSWRGSNFTGFLQPRNADGTWAYQDPMFCGPYLQPDACLMDENAKETYEGSSWLYTFYVPQDMAKLIRALGGRSKFIDRLSFFHDSGLLNMGNEQAFLPVFQFHYAGRPALSTERAHSYIPRLFNTSVGGLPGNDDSGAMGAFAVFSMLGLYPVHGQDVYLISAPFFKEASIRNRITGNVATIRNINFDPLYKSIYIQNVTRDGKPWTRNWIGHDFFIEGGTLEITLGDKESNWGTRIEDLPPSMSEYRW; encoded by the exons ATGCACTGTCGCAACAATCGGAGCCACTCAGGCTGCAACACCAGTGCCTCAGACTCTTATCCGGACAggggaggatgtggatgcCATAGTCTGGTTTCATTGCT GCGGCTCTTGAAAGTCTCCACACTTCTGTGTCTCAGCCCTGTTCTTGCCTACggaaaaggggaaaatgGAAACTCGAACTTTGATGTTTTCGATTACATCGACCCGTTTATTGGCACATCCGACGGAG GGCATTCATTCCCTGGTGCAACATTGCCATTTG GCATGGTCAAAGCCGTAGCAGACACAGACGGAGCGAACCAAGGAGGCTTCGCGTCCGACGCATCGTTCGTCACTGGCTTTTCACATACACATGATTCCGGAACAGGTGGT CCCGGATCGATGGGAAACTTCCCTATATTCATCCACCCCGCCTGTCCGGATGATAATCTCACGAAATGCAGTTGGCAAGAATCAGATAGATCCGTTAGATGGGACCGCGAATCGACCAAAGCCCAGCCAGGGTTCTTTAGCATCTCGTTGAACAACGGTGTCCATGCGGAAATGACCGTGACGAACCATTCTGCTCTATATAGATTCAGCTTTCCAGAGGCTGCTCCTGACTCCCTCAATCCGGTTGTCCTAGTGGATATGGCTGACCTTCATCATTCACGACATAACGGCACGACATCGGTAGACCCACACACTGGTCGATTTACTGGGAGTGCGACCTTCGAACCTAGCTACGGGGTTGGAACATACAGAGTTCATTTTTGTGCTGATTTTCATGGTCCTAGTATTCGCGATACTGGCATTtggctggatgatgaggtcAGGCCGGGTAAAAACACAGTGTCACTCAACGCTAGTGGTTCAGGAGGAGCGTTTGCTCGATTCACTCCACCTCAGGCGAATGGCACGATGGATGTACGAGTTGGAATCAGTTTTATCAGTGCTACACAAGCCTGTTCCAATGCGGAAAAGGAGCAGCCTAACTTTGACTTTGAAGATACCGTGGCGAGAGCTAACGCTGcgtggaaggagaagatgggtgTCATCAGTCTTGACACTTCTGGTGTTTCCACGGAGCTTCAAACTGTCTTTTGGAGTGGTATATATCGTACCATGATCAGTCCACAGGACTATACTGGGGAAAACCCATTATGGAAAAGTGACGAGCCTTATTATGATAGTTTTTACTG TATCTGGGATTCATTCCGTGGTATCCATCAATTGATCACACTGGTGGATCCCCTTTCCCAGTCTCGAATGGTTCGAAGTCTTGTAGACATCTATCGTCACGAAGGTTATCTCCCTGACTGTCGGATGTCTTTTTGTAAAGGTTTGACGCAGGGAGGGTCTAATGCCGATGTTCTCATTGCCGAGGCCTATCTCAAGGGCATTCCCGACGTGGATTGGGACACTGCCTACAGGGCTGTGGTGAAGGATGCTGAAGTCGAGCCTGAGAACTTTAATGTGGAAGGTCGTGGCAGCCTTCAGAGCTGGAAGTCACTTGGATATATCCCTATCCATGATTCCAACACCACTGCCAAGGGACTTCGCACTCGCAGTATATCAAGAACCGTTGAATATGCATATGATGACTTCTGTATTGCACAGATGGCAAAGTCCATGGGCCATGATGGCGACTATAAAAAGTATATGAAGCGTGCCACCAACTGGGAAAATGTTTTCAAGCCTAACCAGACATCTTCTTGGCGTGGTTCTAATTTCACCGGATTTCTTCAGCCCCGAAATGCGGATGGTACTTGGGCATATCAGGATCCGATGTTCTGCGGCCCATACCTGCAACCCGATGCGTGCCTtatggatgagaatgcgAAGGAGACTTATGAGGGCAGCTCTTGGCTTTATACATT CTACGTCCCTCAGGATATGGCCAAGTTGATTAGGGCTCTCGGTGGGAGGTCCAAGTTCATTGATCGTCTGTCATTCTTCCACGATTCGGGTCTCCTTAATATGGGAAATGAGCAAGCTTTCTTACCAGTTTTCCAATTCCACTACGCTGGACGACCCGCCCTGTCCACGGAACGCGCACACTCATATATCCCACGTCTATTTAATACAAGTGTTGGAGGCCTACCGGGAAATGATGACAGCGGAGCAATGGGCGCCTTTGCCGTGTTCAGTATGCTTGGTCTATATCCTGTGCACGGCCAGGACGTATATCTTATCTCTGCGCCATTTTTCAAGGAAGCAAGTATCCGAAATAGGATCACAGGTAACGTTGCAACGATTCGAAACATCAATTTTGATCCGCTGTATAagtctatctatatacaaaatgTGACCCGGGACGGCAAACCGTGGACAAGGAATTGGATTGGCCATGACTTTTTCATCGAAGGCGGAACCCTTGAAATTACATTGGGCGATAAGGAGAGCAACTGGGGCACAAGGATCGAGGACCTACCCCCTAGTATGAGCGAATATAGATGGTGA
- a CDS encoding cytochrome P450 (cytochrome P450 CYP3/CYP5/CYP6/CYP9 subfamilies), which yields MEDTFNLTVLGGVIVLYSLGLVIYRLYFSPLAKFPGSKLAAATGWYEFYFDYWIGGKYVFEIERMHQVYGPIIRINPHELSIRDPDFYNEIYVTENKRRSNHYDLFARGIGMDDARVESHIVTVDHNLHRKRRKPLEPFFSRAGIARLEPALVEMSLKLESRLRQYEGKHTVVTLDHAFSAFSGDIIRRVCFNKDDFGDLFMDHPDFSPDWYNLIHNILRHFPVFTGFPLIARIVTYIPESILLKAFPQGQSLNRLKDVALQRITHVMNSKATELKDTHREVSLFHHIVESDMPESERSPERLVQEAQVLLSAGTVTTARTIAFASFYILARSEIKAKLQAELRDAMDGWPEKVPTFMDLERLQYLQAIIKESLRLSYGIMHRLPRVSPDLPIQYKDFTIPVGTPVGMSSYFMHTDPTVYPDPMTFRPERWLGAIDPAMHRNYVPFTRGSRNCLGMNLAMAEISLILAVLYRPNGLKLELYETDETDVMIAHDFMAPMPKVTSKGVRVLIR from the exons ATGGAAGATACCTTTAACTTGACCGTCCTAGGTGGGGTTATTGTCCTGTACAGCTTAGGGCTGGTTATTTACCGATTGTATTTCTCTCCACTGGCAAAATTCCCAGGCTCTAAACTTGCCGCCGCGACGGGATGGTACGAGTTTTACTTCGATTACTGGATAGGTGGGAAATACGTGTTCGAGATTGAGCGGATGCATCAAGTATACG GCCCCATCATTAGAATTAACCCGCACGAGCTATCCATCCGCGATCCGGACTTCTATAATGAAATCTATGTCACGGAAAACAAACGTCGAAGCAACCACTATGATTTGTTCGCCCGAGGAATTGGAATGGACG ACGCGAGAGTAGAAAGCCACATCGTAACAGTCGATCACAACCTCCACCGCAAGCGAAGAAAACCTCTCGAGCCATTCTTCTCCCGAGCGGGCATTGCTCGACTGGAGCCAGCACTTGTGGAGATGTCTCTGAAGCTTGAATCACGACTCCGCCAATACGAGGGGAAGCACACGGTGGTCACGCTGGATCATGctttctctgccttctcaGGTGATATCATAAGACGGGTCTGTTTCAATAAGGATGATTTCGGAGATCTTTTTATGGATCATCCTGATTTTTCGCCAGATTG GTACAACCTCATCCATAACATCTTAAGACATTTCCCTGTATTTACTGGGTTTCCTTTGATTGCCAG GATTGTGACTTACATCCCTGAGTCCATCCTCCTCAAGGCCTTCCCTCAAGGCCAATCTCTAAATCGACTTAAGGAT GTAGCCCTACAGAGAATCACCCACGTCATGAACTCCAAAGCCACCGAACTCAAGGATACCCACCGCGAAGTCTCGCTTTTCCACCATATCGTCGAAAGTGATATGCCCGAGTCCGAACGGTCCCCCGAGCGCCTGGTCCAGGAAGCACAGGTTCTCCTGAGCGCGGGTACAGTCACCACTGCCCGCACAATTGCATTCGCCTCATTCTATATTCTTGCAAGATCGGAGATCAAGGCAAAATTACAGGCTGAATTGAGGGATGCGATGGACGGTTGGCCAGAGAAGGTTCCTACATTCATGGACCTAGAGCGGTTGCAGTATCTTCAGGCCATTATTAAGGAGTCTCTACG GTTGAGCTATGGCATCATGCACCGTCTTCCACGGGTTTCTCCTGACCTGCCGATTCAATACAAAGATTTTACAATCCCCGTTGGG ACCCCCGTGGGCATGTCCTCTTACTTCATGCACACAGACCCAACCGTCTACCCCGACCCCATGACATTCCGCCCAGAGCGCTGGCTCGGTGCCATCGACCCAGCCATGCATCGGAACTACGTTCCCTTCACCCGTGGTTCAAGAAACTGTCTCGGAATGAA TCTGGCCATGGCCGAgatttctctcattctgGCTGTTCTCTACCGTCCCAATGGACTGAAGCTGGAGCTGTACGAGACGGATGAAACGGATGTGATGATAGCGCATGATTTTATGGCCCCCATGCCGAAGGTCACTTCTAAGGGTGTGAGGGTTTTGATACGGTGA
- a CDS encoding uncharacterized protein (predicted protein): MTNDVKEEVLSLDLEENDFLYRIRRNSRIVYVSVLDGGILPPDYRTDGFLVLAKLQNIPKWNDKWKTLTVRNTAQGIESSPDEFPPHGLDLGQLNHPSSIFVNILDLTTVSRISYRLSRVRHGDETWVLKIARFKHEIRSLQHEVSVYSKLMESGFSFCPKFIGFVYEETKDRTIGFLMEEISGRTPGIQDLKDCTETVRLLHEHGIVHGDLNKYNFLVTEEGVKLFDFEVSAAQEDADPGSTEDELKGLAARLEDESGIGRRGSLF, from the coding sequence ATGACTAATGatgtgaaggaggaagtacTGTCTCTGGATCTCGAGGAAAATGATTTCTTATACCGAATTCGGAGAAATTCACGGATTGTATATGTTTCCGTCCTCGATGGGGGTATACTCCCGCCCGATTATAGAACAGATGGCTTCCTGGTTCTTGCGAAGCTGCAAAACATTCCGAAGTGGAATGATAAATGGAAGACCCTCACTGTACGAAATACCGCGCAGGGTATTGAAAGCAGTCCAGACGAGTTTCCGCCACACGGGTTAGATCTCGGACAGCTGAACCATCCTTCTTCTATATTTGTCAACATCCTAGATCTCACTACAGTATCCAGGATCAGCTACCGTCTTTCTCGGGTAAGGCATGGTGATGAGACATGGGTGCTAAAGATTGCACGGTTTAAACACGAGATCCGATCTCTACAACATGAAGTCTCTGTATATTCTAAGCTAATGGAATCTGGTTTTTCATTTTGTCCGAAGTTCATCGGCTTTGTGTACGAGGAAACTAAGGATCGAACAATTGGCTTTCTAATGGAGGAGATTTCGGGTAGAACCCCGGGTATACAGGATCTCAAAGACTGCACGGAAACTGTTCGTCTGCTTCACGAACATGGAATCGTTCACGGGGACCTTAATAAGTACAATTTCTTGGTAACAGAGGAGGGTGTGAAGCTATTTGACTTTGAAGTTTCTGCCGCTCAAGAAGACGCGGACCCAGGATCTACTGAGGATGAACTCAAAGGGCTTGCGGCTAGGCTGGAAGATGAATCGGGCATTGGCAGACGCGGGTCCTTATTCTAA
- a CDS encoding uncharacterized protein (predicted protein): protein MDEPIDINNPNDYAKIDELTAQGLLDRDAVLYKLTRRICKFGVIKSESELPHLRRTFDSLAVQENGTKTLTQTGFLSFLESTGFLPPSMRDTGALVYRSLLYLSQYPFHQPIPDSLTYMGLIRALAWTMAWRTRPIHEACRWSRTRSPADSRRQLFQSFATGRDGKSVPFDAEYAKAQAQRRAFDFACASHDSLTCIFPKTNYDDHGDEMFHDILDVLFSIQPQIIWLAPPPRDCFRATARKLAGDERLPDLSIPQDQFRAIVKLLVMASIRGPTVPVEELIDLDHVVDCMVNRAIQRPDIGITWDMYDQAARNGMIPRIKTTL from the exons ATGGACGAACCCATCGACATCAATAATCCTAATGATTACGCAAAAATTGACGAGTTGACTGCTCAAGGTCTCCTGGATCGCGATGCTGTTTTATACAAGCTGACCCGAAGAATCTGCAAGTTTGGTGTGATCAAGTCAGAAAGCGAGTTACCCCATCTCCGCAGAACATTTGACTCTCTTGCAGTGCAGGAAAATGGCACCAAGACACTCACTCAGACTGGATTCCTGTCCTTCCTGGAGTCCACcggctttcttcctccatccatGAGAGACACTGGCGCCCTCGTTTATCGCAGTCTTCTATACCTGTCTCAATACCCATTTCATCAGCCAATCCCCGATTCTCTCACCTACATGGGGCTAATCCGTGCACTAGCATGGACCATGGCTTGGCGGACGAGGCCGATCCACGAAGCATGCAGATGGAGCCGAACCCGATCGCCGGCAGATTCTAGAAGACAGTTGTTCCAGAGCTTTGCAACGGGCCGAGATGGCAAGTCTGTCCCGTTTGATGCGGAATACGCTAAGGCCCAGGCACAGCGGAGAGCTTTTGACTTTGCCTGTGCTAGTCATGATTCCCTTACCTGTATATTTCCTAAAACGAACTATGATGATCACGGAGATGAGATGTTCCACGATATCCTTGATGTGCTGTTCAGCATCCAGCCTCAAATCATTTGGCTAGCGCCACCTCCTCGAGATTGCTTCCGAGCGACTGCGAGGAAGCTGGCCGGAGATGAACGCCTTCCTGATCTAAGCATTCCCCAGGACCAGTTTCGAGCTATTGTGAAGTTGCTGGTGATGGCATCCATTCGAGGACCAACAGTTCCAGTCGAGGAGCTGATTGACTTGGACCATGTTGTCGATTGTATGGTCAACCGTGCTATTCAGAGACCTGATATCGGAATTACCTGGGATATGTATGACCAGGCGGCTCGTAATGGCATG ATCCCGAGGATAAAGACTACGCTTTGA
- a CDS encoding uncharacterized protein (cytochrome P450 CYP4/CYP19/CYP26 subfamilies), translating into MFAGSDTTAFSLTITLVYLCKYPEKIVKLRREVQCLRDFKVQDIQLATISQMPYLDAVIREANRLSSPLSTVLPREVPSTGCVISGHFLPKGTVVGFHLDDINRNPKFFPEPNDFIPERWSGEEGKKLQRWFVPFSKGSRRCIGMDFAFVEMKLAVAAIISRFEIWLDNPNVTLNSREMFVKIPEDDLRIRLRAITV; encoded by the exons ATGTTCGCGGGCTCAGACACAACAGCTTTCTCACTGACCATAACGCTCGTGTATCTTTGCAAGTATCCGGAGAAAATTGTCAAATTACGTCGGGAAGTGCAATGCCTCAGGGACTTTAAAGTGCAGGACATACAGCTGGCAACAATCTCGCAGATGCCGTATCTT GACGCTGTGATCCGTGAAGCAAATAGACTCAGCTCGCCACTTTCTACGGTCTTGCCTCGCGAGGTTCCCAGTACGGGGTGTGTTATAAGCGGACATTTCCTCCCGAAAGGT ACTGTAGTTGGTTTTCACCTGGATGACATCAACAGAAACCCGAAATTCTTCCCCGAACCAAATGACTTTATCCCGGAGCGATGGTctggagaggaaggaaagaagctGCAGAGATGGTTCGTGCCTTTCTCTAAAGGTTCTAGGAGATGCATTGGAATGGACTTCGCTTTTGTCGAAATGAAGCTGGCTGTCGCTGCGATCATCTCCAGATTCGAAATCTGGCTAGACAATCCGAACGTCACGTTGAACAGCCGGGAGATGTTTGTTAAGATCCCTGAGGATGACCTGAGGATCAGGCTCCGAGCGATTACCGTTTGA
- a CDS encoding uncharacterized protein (predicted protein), whose translation MGSLGIFGLSRDLQEYKYYDLRTTSVTASTIADDLDAFPKAQLILLLSGKDLQTGKKTLFGYYVPLLEIRHAPFLFQLSDTSDSFRGNGPRPGHELDGGELIIGQRGNGAALMLRQDAKRAIVSHNVSDQFEPIGMMAADYEEETTTCSQQNVTCIRSFNFLVPFLVYYYWIPTDCYI comes from the exons ATGGGCTCACTTGGTATCTTCGGGCTCAGTCGGGACCTTCAAGAATACAAGTACTACGACTTGAGGACTACGTCTGTCACGGCCTCCACCATCGCAGACGATCTAGATGCCTTTCCCAAAGCTCAGCTTATCCTCCTTCTGTCTGGGAAGGACTTAcagacaggaaagaaaacccTATTTGGCTACTATGTGCCTCTTCTTGAAATTAGGCACGCACCGTTCCTATTCCAGCTTAGCGATACTTCGGACAGTTTCCGTGGAAATGGTCCCCGACCAGGCCATGAGTTGGATGGAGGCGAGCTTATCATCGGACAACGAGGAAACGGTGCTGCACTGATGTTGCGACAAGACGCGAAGAGGGCGATTGTATCCCACAATGTATCTGATCAATTCGAACCAAT AGGAATGATGGCGGCGGACTATGAAGAGGAGACGACGACTTGCTCCCAACAGAACGTTACTTGTATTCGATCATTCAATTTTCTAGTGCCATTCCTTGTATATTACTATTGGATACCGACTGACTGTTATATATAA
- a CDS encoding FPP/GGPP synthase family protein (geranylgeranyl pyrophosphate synthase/Polyprenyl synthetase), which yields MQALEAWLRDRGLQEAFEKILTGPLDYLRENPGKDIRAKLIDAFNEFLEVPNDKLDVIKRIIDLLHNASLLIDDIQNSSTLRRGVPVAHSIFGVAQTINSANYAYFIAQRELTNLTNPLSFSIYTEELIHLHRGQGMELHWRDTMQCPSEVEYIEMALDKTGGLFRLAIRLMQAESASGTDYVPLVETLGLLFQIRDDYQNLQSDTYSTNKGFCEDIGEGKFSYPIIHSIRSRPGDLRLLSILKQRSEDITVRKYAVEYIDSTGSFDYCERKIISLMQQAREQVRRSIADTTHRGSQIEKILNMLEIDKK from the exons ATGCAGGCGTTGGAGGCATGGTTACGGGATAGAGGGTTGCAGGAAGCATTTGAGAAG ATCCTCACTGGTCCGCTCGACTATCTAAGAGAAAACCCTGGCAAGGACATCCGAGCCAAGCTGATTGACGCATTTAACGAATTCCTCGAGGTGCCAAACGACAAGCTAGACGTGATCAAACGGATCATCGACCTTCTGCACAATGCTTCTTTGCT TATTGACGATATCCAAAATTCATCGACGCTGCGGCGCGGTGTCCCAGTCGCTCATAGCATCTTCGGAGTAGCCCAGACAATCAACTCAGCCAATTATGCCTATTTTATCGCACAACGAGAGCTGACGAACCTTACGAACCCGCTTTCATTCAGCATCTACACCGAAGAGCTAATCCACTTACACCGCGGCCAGGGCATGGAATTGCACTGGCGCGATACCATGCAATGTCCGTCCGAGGTGGAATACATCGAAATGGCCTTGGACAAGACTGGGGGTCTCTTCCGGCTAGCAATCCGGCTTATGCAGGCTGAAAGTGCCAGTGGTACTGACTACGTCCCGCTTGTGGAGACTCTCGgacttcttttccagatcAGGGATGATTATCAGAATCTACAAAGCGATACTTATTCCACGAACAAGGGGTTTTGTGAAGACATTGGGGAGGGGAAGTTCTCGTATCCGATTATTCACAGCATTCGGTCTCGGCCGGGGGACCTTCGCCTGCTGAGCATATTGAAGCAGCGCAGCGAGGATATCACAGTTCGGAAGTATGCAGTCGAGTATATCGACTCTACCGGAAGCTTTGACTATTGTGAACGCAAAATCATTTCACTAATGCAGCAGGCCAGAGAGCAAGTAAGGAGGTCTATTGCAGATACTACACACCGTGGATCACAGATCGAAAAGATTTTGAACATGCTAGAGATCGACAAGAAATGA
- a CDS encoding uncharacterized protein (predicted protein) encodes MKLSKILSIVLATLSVGVSSRPTTLSNDVQQVPADIRDEPFKVPVDIEKRAGHEETERFKNTQKYLGKQKLQLGKTYSFQVTWTQGAAGSTTKTTSPIEREMKKTQQGYGFDHTGIVVGEVVKVPVGQKYELDFKGDLYHLRAKLEGSGQKAWYKTWVESIPWDPKPTPKTVTALHLQEVSGKWEEKAVHANTAGRFSAVFPVLRMRSLKANSSFQLARLARKTATDGKANGTTAPSMSRLLKRRYRCTIRVELWIELRIE; translated from the coding sequence atgaagctctcCAAGATCCTCTCCATCGTTCTGGCCACCCTCTCCGTGGGTGTCAGTTCCCGTCCCACTACCCTTTCCAACGACGTCCAGCAAGTCCCTGCGGACATCAGGGACGAACCTTTTAAAGTTCCTGTCGACATCGAAAAACGCGCGGGCCACGAGGAAACTGAACGCTTCAAGAATACTCAGAAGTATTTGGGGAAGCAAAAACTTCAGCTGGGCAAAACCTATTCCTTCCAGGTCACCTGGACCCAGGGCGCGGCTGGCTCAACGACTAAGACCACGTCGCCGATcgagagagaaatgaagaaaacacAACAGGGGTATGGGTTTGATCATACTGGTATTGTCGTTGGTGAGGTCGTCAAGGTCCCTGTCGGCCAGAAGTATGAGCTGGACTTTAAGGGCGACCTTTACCACTTGCGTGCCAAGCTGGAGGGTAGCGGCCAAAAGGCATGGTACAAAACCTGGGTTGAGTCAATACCCTGGGATCCCAAGCCTACTCCAAAGACAGTGACGGCCTTGCACCTCCAAGAGGTCAGCGGAAAGTGGGAGGAAAAGGCTGTTCACGCCAACACGGCCGGTAGATTTTCCGCAGTCTTTCCCGTTTTGAGAATGAGGAGTTTGAAAGCTAACAGTTCATTTCAGCTAGCGAGGTTAGCACGAAAAACGGCAACAGATGGCAAGGCAAACGGAACGACTGCGCCGAGTATGTCAAGGCTTTTGAAAAGGCGTTATAGATGTACAATCAGAGTTGAACTGTGGATTGAACTGCGAATTGAGTAA